A genomic window from Salvia hispanica cultivar TCC Black 2014 chromosome 5, UniMelb_Shisp_WGS_1.0, whole genome shotgun sequence includes:
- the LOC125186202 gene encoding uncharacterized protein LOC125186202 isoform X2, whose product MPATKLCSSGTLNAMKSEVGNDSLDTFIRQAVGKEPLLPLPRTVDSSVPWIQLFQALDQPDLPGWPLMTPVKVQMQRCKKCSREFCSPINYRRHIRVHRRSLNINKDWHKNRDLLAVFWDKLSLEQAKELVSFNDIILKDIPGSSVVKALASSLRRPGVWTLPQAYVKAGATLLDIIQVKPSRLPISSQELFSILDDASESTFLCAGTAESLQKYVFDGETAKNILELKNLVAFTSFLFEQQLVKAWVADKDVEALRCHKLLVEEEEAEQKRQVAILERKKQKKLRQKQQKVREQYYGCSRDLNVYVDAIDRPTSAEASDLSSPSDPNSNSKEVPTTSDSVQPQNKESDEDIGAQFDARSEHKKHGDSPAVELQMVVANGIRHVATNCLQALKSQRGSRYGANSNLNLRTLNPELIQKFGPSKDRSLHNGNKVWTKKLKTNNDDGENPRPPSLQDQQASHPNERQDTCGTEQAVLKKKTASEKPAKSNSLQSGTNRVATRLWRPVSRGESKNVPPVGRSNGDPEDNATLSKVHEDTSSSERSGQSQSLDSDGCHNGKQSHVVSVENAQPGLVPFSIEAAKEFFARRWKDAISGDHVKLVLSSEHKPHGCSDIQHASDPPRSNAPNHDENQFGRTLQVQVAIKPEKSVKFKYIPKQKLSHR is encoded by the exons ATGCCTGCTACAAAGCTCTGCTCAAGTGGAACTCTCAATGCAATGAAATCAGAAGTAGGGAATGATTCCCTAGATACCTTCATCAGACAAGCCGTAGGAAAGGAGCCTCTTCTCCCTCTCCCAAGGACTGTGGATAGTTCAGTTCCATGGATTCAATTGTTTCAGGCCTTAGATCAACCAG ATCTCCCTGGTTGGCCCTTGATGACCCCTGTGAAAGTTCAGATGCAAAGGTGCAAGAAGTGTTCCCGGGAGTTCTGTTCTCCAATAAACTACAGAAGACATATTCGGGTGCACCGCCGCTCCTTAAATATCAACAAG GATTGGCACAAAAATAGGGATTTATTAGCTGTATTTTGGGATAAG TTGTCATTGGAGCAAGCTAAGGAATTAGTGTCATTTAATGACATAATTCTTAAG GATATTCCTGGATCATCGGTAGTAAAAGCTCTGGCTTCCTCTCTCCGAAGACCGGGGGTTTGGACTCTTCCGCAGGCTTATGTGAAGGCTGGTGCTACACTGCTG GATATCATCCAAGTTAAGCCTTCCAGATTACCAATATCCTCACAAGAACTGTTTAGCATCCTCGATGATGCCAGCGAGAGTACATTTCTGTGTGCCGGTACAGCTGAGTCTCTGCAGAAGTATGTTTTTGATGGAGAAACTGCTAAAAATATCCTTGAGTTGAAGAACCTAGTAGCTTTTACTAGCTTCCTCTTTGAGCAACAACTG GTCAAGGCATGGGTCGCTGACAAAGATGTAGAGGCTTTGAGATGTCATAAGCTACttgtggaggaggaggaagctGAACAGAAAAG GCAAGTAGCGATTCTGGAGAGGAAGAAACAGAAAAAGCTTCGTCAAAAGCAACAGAAGGTCAGGGAACAATACTATGGGTGCAGCAGAGATTTGAATGTCTATGTTGATGCTATAGATAGGCCTACTTCAGCCGAAGCATCTGATCTGTCATCCCCATCGGacccaaactcaaactcaaaagaGGTGCCTACAACCTCAGACTCTGTTCAACCCCAAAACAAAGAGTCAGATGAAGATATAGGAGCACAGTTTGATGCTAGAAGTGAACATAAGAAACATGGGGACTCTCCAGCTGTTGAGCTCCAGATGGTCGTTGCAAATGGTATTCGGCATGTAGCCACCAACTGCTTGCAAGCTCTAAAGTCACAAAGGGGAAGCCGGTATGGTGCCAATTCAAACTTGAATCTTCGAACATTGAATCCTGAACTTATACAGAAGTTTGGTCCATCCAAAGACAGAAGTCTACATAATGGAAACAAAGTCTGGACCAAGAAACTCAAAACTAACAATGATGATGGGGAGAACCCAAGGCCTCCTTCTTTGCAAGAC CAGCAAGCAAGTCACCCAAATGAAAGACAAGATACTTGTGGCACTGAGCAGGCTGTGCTTAAGAAGAAAACTGCTTCAGAAAAGCCTGCGAAATCTAATTCTCTTCAGTCCGGTACCAACCGAGTGGCTACAAGACTTTGGAGGCCTGTTAGCCGTGGTGAATCAAAGAACGTGCCACCTGTTGGTAGAAGCAATGGAGATCCCGAAGATAATGCTACATTGAGTAAGGTTCATGAAGATACTTCCTCCAGTGAAAGATCCGGGCAGTCACAGTCCTTGGACAGTGATGGTTGTCATAATGGGAAGCAATCCCATGTCGTCTCAGTTGAAAATGCTCAACCAGGATTGGTGCCATTCTCCATTGAAGCTGCAAAAGAGTTTTTTGCCAGGA GATGGAAAGACGCTATATCTGGAGACCATGTAAAATTAGTGCTCTCGTCAGAGCACAAACCTCATGGATGCTCGGACATTCAGCATGCATCAGATCCTCCTAGAAGCAATGCTCCTAACCATGATGAGAACCAGTTTGGCAGAACCCTTCAAGTTCAAGTTGCTATAAAGCCAGAGAAGAGTGTGAAATTCAAATACATACCAAAACAAAAGCTATCGCATAGGTAA
- the LOC125186202 gene encoding uncharacterized protein LOC125186202 isoform X1, with translation MPATKLCSSGTLNAMKSEVGNDSLDTFIRQAVGKEPLLPLPRTVDSSVPWIQLFQALDQPDLPGWPLMTPVKVQMQRCKKCSREFCSPINYRRHIRVHRRSLNINKDWHKNRDLLAVFWDKLSLEQAKELVSFNDIILKDIPGSSVVKALASSLRRPGVWTLPQAYVKAGATLLDIIQVKPSRLPISSQELFSILDDASESTFLCAGTAESLQKYVFDGETAKNILELKNLVAFTSFLFEQQLVKAWVADKDVEALRCHKLLVEEEEAEQKRQVAILERKKQKKLRQKQQKVREQYYGCSRDLNVYVDAIDRPTSAEASDLSSPSDPNSNSKEVPTTSDSVQPQNKESDEDIGAQFDARSEHKKHGDSPAVELQMVVANGIRHVATNCLQALKSQRGSRYGANSNLNLRTLNPELIQKFGPSKDRSLHNGNKVWTKKLKTNNDDGENPRPPSLQDVSSHHIEQNNREVIIGSISVTLTSYFDQQQASHPNERQDTCGTEQAVLKKKTASEKPAKSNSLQSGTNRVATRLWRPVSRGESKNVPPVGRSNGDPEDNATLSKVHEDTSSSERSGQSQSLDSDGCHNGKQSHVVSVENAQPGLVPFSIEAAKEFFARRWKDAISGDHVKLVLSSEHKPHGCSDIQHASDPPRSNAPNHDENQFGRTLQVQVAIKPEKSVKFKYIPKQKLSHR, from the exons ATGCCTGCTACAAAGCTCTGCTCAAGTGGAACTCTCAATGCAATGAAATCAGAAGTAGGGAATGATTCCCTAGATACCTTCATCAGACAAGCCGTAGGAAAGGAGCCTCTTCTCCCTCTCCCAAGGACTGTGGATAGTTCAGTTCCATGGATTCAATTGTTTCAGGCCTTAGATCAACCAG ATCTCCCTGGTTGGCCCTTGATGACCCCTGTGAAAGTTCAGATGCAAAGGTGCAAGAAGTGTTCCCGGGAGTTCTGTTCTCCAATAAACTACAGAAGACATATTCGGGTGCACCGCCGCTCCTTAAATATCAACAAG GATTGGCACAAAAATAGGGATTTATTAGCTGTATTTTGGGATAAG TTGTCATTGGAGCAAGCTAAGGAATTAGTGTCATTTAATGACATAATTCTTAAG GATATTCCTGGATCATCGGTAGTAAAAGCTCTGGCTTCCTCTCTCCGAAGACCGGGGGTTTGGACTCTTCCGCAGGCTTATGTGAAGGCTGGTGCTACACTGCTG GATATCATCCAAGTTAAGCCTTCCAGATTACCAATATCCTCACAAGAACTGTTTAGCATCCTCGATGATGCCAGCGAGAGTACATTTCTGTGTGCCGGTACAGCTGAGTCTCTGCAGAAGTATGTTTTTGATGGAGAAACTGCTAAAAATATCCTTGAGTTGAAGAACCTAGTAGCTTTTACTAGCTTCCTCTTTGAGCAACAACTG GTCAAGGCATGGGTCGCTGACAAAGATGTAGAGGCTTTGAGATGTCATAAGCTACttgtggaggaggaggaagctGAACAGAAAAG GCAAGTAGCGATTCTGGAGAGGAAGAAACAGAAAAAGCTTCGTCAAAAGCAACAGAAGGTCAGGGAACAATACTATGGGTGCAGCAGAGATTTGAATGTCTATGTTGATGCTATAGATAGGCCTACTTCAGCCGAAGCATCTGATCTGTCATCCCCATCGGacccaaactcaaactcaaaagaGGTGCCTACAACCTCAGACTCTGTTCAACCCCAAAACAAAGAGTCAGATGAAGATATAGGAGCACAGTTTGATGCTAGAAGTGAACATAAGAAACATGGGGACTCTCCAGCTGTTGAGCTCCAGATGGTCGTTGCAAATGGTATTCGGCATGTAGCCACCAACTGCTTGCAAGCTCTAAAGTCACAAAGGGGAAGCCGGTATGGTGCCAATTCAAACTTGAATCTTCGAACATTGAATCCTGAACTTATACAGAAGTTTGGTCCATCCAAAGACAGAAGTCTACATAATGGAAACAAAGTCTGGACCAAGAAACTCAAAACTAACAATGATGATGGGGAGAACCCAAGGCCTCCTTCTTTGCAAGACGTGAGCAGTCACCATATAGAACAAAATAACCGTGAGGTGATTATTGGTTCTATATCTGTCACACTGACAAGTTACTTTGATCAGCAGCAAGCAAGTCACCCAAATGAAAGACAAGATACTTGTGGCACTGAGCAGGCTGTGCTTAAGAAGAAAACTGCTTCAGAAAAGCCTGCGAAATCTAATTCTCTTCAGTCCGGTACCAACCGAGTGGCTACAAGACTTTGGAGGCCTGTTAGCCGTGGTGAATCAAAGAACGTGCCACCTGTTGGTAGAAGCAATGGAGATCCCGAAGATAATGCTACATTGAGTAAGGTTCATGAAGATACTTCCTCCAGTGAAAGATCCGGGCAGTCACAGTCCTTGGACAGTGATGGTTGTCATAATGGGAAGCAATCCCATGTCGTCTCAGTTGAAAATGCTCAACCAGGATTGGTGCCATTCTCCATTGAAGCTGCAAAAGAGTTTTTTGCCAGGA GATGGAAAGACGCTATATCTGGAGACCATGTAAAATTAGTGCTCTCGTCAGAGCACAAACCTCATGGATGCTCGGACATTCAGCATGCATCAGATCCTCCTAGAAGCAATGCTCCTAACCATGATGAGAACCAGTTTGGCAGAACCCTTCAAGTTCAAGTTGCTATAAAGCCAGAGAAGAGTGTGAAATTCAAATACATACCAAAACAAAAGCTATCGCATAGGTAA
- the LOC125187420 gene encoding uncharacterized protein LOC125187420, translated as MSGGIGPTGDITLPNDDDHNHNHPEPAGKPLPLFTFRQLNCLAVAVVLSASGMVSPENLAFVLFSLIYIHFIAKFAFPAASARPDPPVFGETNRLLSLYVAVAAVIGLFLPIAYIFEGVFEGDKAGIKAAAPHVFLLASQVFMEGLTFSSRFSLPIRVFVPVFYNSRRIFTIVDWLRSEIWKAEEGTLRSRRLYVGRGLAIANMAFWSFNLFGFLLPVYLPRAFRIYYQSSHNKIN; from the coding sequence aTGTCAGGCGGAATCGGCCCAACCGGCGACATCACCCTCCCCAACGACGACGACCACAACCACAACCACCCCGAACCCGCCGGCAAACCCTTACCGCTCTTCACCTTCCGCCAGCTCAACTGcctcgccgtcgccgtcgtccTCTCCGCCAGCGGCATGGTCAGCCCCGAGAACCTAGCCTTCGTCCTCTTCTCCCTCATCTACATCCACTTCATCGCCAAATTCGCCTTCCCCGCCGCCTCCGCCCGCCCCGATCCCCCCGTCTTCGGCGAGACCAACCGCCTCCTCAGCCTCTACGTCGCCGTGGCCGCCGTGATCGGCCTCTTCCTCCCGATCGCCTACATCTTCGAGGGCGTTTTCGAGGGCGACAAGGCCGGGATCAAGGCCGCCGCGCCGCACGTCTTCCTCCTCGCCAGCCAGGTCTTCATGGAGGGGCTCACCTTCTCCAGCCGCTTCTCGCTGCCGATCCGCGTTTTCGTGCCGGTTTTTTACAATTCGCGGCGGATCTTCACCATCGTGGATTGGCTGAGGAGCGAGATCTGGAAGGCGGAGGAGGGGACTCTCAGATCTAGAAGGCTGTATGTAGGGAGAGGTCTCGCCATTGCAAACATGGCGTTTTGGAGCTTCAATTTGTTTGGCTTTTTGCTCCCTGTTTATCTGCCTAGGGCTTTTAGGATTTATTATCAATCATCtcacaacaaaattaattag
- the LOC125187419 gene encoding mitogen-activated protein kinase kinase kinase YODA-like isoform X2 produces the protein MSAIYDNWEKLVAAVLKKEQLWQLFNSDSASISSDSSGFSFCKLTSSLDDVFAAKSLPRIHVEEPIKTVSTSSKPARKRDLKIQVPEFRLQDVGYSISECHWRVSPRTTSPSISPRSGGLYSMSETKQRSYPLPLPPGATSRSPPVSPTIPPAKSPPAPPCTPKRDESVKSTWKKGKLIGRSTLGNVYLGFNSEKGEMCAIKEARLLPNADVRRDARMMEKDISLLSRMKHPNVVQYFGSEVAGDNFYVYLEYVSGGSIHAILQEYGKLGESAIRNYTQQILAGLAYLHSEHIVHGNIKAASILVDPNGAAKLSNFVIEMNIVGRSNSSSLMDSPYWMAPEVIMNSNVRKPASDIWSLGCTVLEMATSKPPLSQYKGVMAMFKVSCQNELPTIPDHLSDVCKDFLRCCLQLDPLHRASASQLLEHPFVKSSSPLRKHMLASRSSGHSVVTNGVKSEDSNCSRSLHLLDSGKVVLHSSMASFRSSDIYTPRYVSAPVSPVGSPLLHPSSPQQFIQPKFPPMVTNAMKSEDSNCGRSLHLLDSGKVVLHSSMANFRSSDIYTPRYVSAPVSPVGSPLLHPSSPQQFIQPKSPPAKSSPSMVMIQPPLYQTTWLKQGDTSSKSPSYWDPNILQAVFKFS, from the exons ATGTCGGCGATCTACGACAATTGGGAGAAACTGGTGGCTGCTGTTTTGAAGAAGGAGCAGCTTTGGCAGTTATTCAATTCCGATTCAGCCAGCATCAGCTCCGATTCATCCGGCTTTAGTTTCTGCAAATTGACCTCTTCACTTGACGACGTCTTTGCCGCCAAATCTCTTCCGAG GATTCATGTTGAGGAACCTATCAAAACTGTTAGTACTTCATCAAAACCAGCTAGGAAACGGGATTTAAAGATTCAAGTGCCGGAATTTCGATTGCAAGATGTTGGTTATAGTATCTCAGAATGTCACTGGAGAGTTAGTCCAAGGACTACGAGTCCTAGTATTAGCCCAAGAAGTGGAGGGTTGTATTCTATGTCAGAGACGAAGCAACGAAGTTATCCATTGCCTCTTCCGCCAGGTGCAACGTCCAGATCTCCACCTGTGTCTCCAACAATTCCACCTGCAAAATCGCCTCCGGCACCTCCATGTACTCCTAAAAGAGATGAGAGTGTTAAGAGCACTTGGAAAAAGGGGAAGTTGATCGGTAGAAGCACATTAGGAAACGTATATCTTGGTTTTAATAG TGAAAAAGGTGAAATGTGTGCTATCAAGGAGGCTCGTTTGTTGCCTAATGCAGACGTGAGGCGAGATGCACGGATGATGGAAAAA GATATTTCTCTCTTGAGCCGCATGAAGCACCCAAACGTTGTGCAGTATTTTGGATCTGAAGTG GCGGGTGATAACTTCTATGTATATTTAGAATACGTATCTGGTGGCTCAATCCATGCGATTCTCCAAGAATATGGAAAATTAGGAGAATCGGCAATACGAAACTATACTCAGCAGATTTTAGCAGGGCTCGCATACTTGCACTCCGAACATATTGTACACGG GAATATTAAAGCAGCCTCCATACTTGTGGATCCAAATGGCGCAGCTAAGTTGTCCAACTTCGTCATTGAAATGAAT ATTGTTGGGAGATCCAATTCATCATCTCTTATGGATAGCCCTTACTGGATGGCACCTGag GTTATTATGAACTCAAATGTGCGTAAACCAGCTAGCGATATATGGAGTCTTGGATGCACTGTTCTGGAGATGGCTACATCGAAGCCACCTCTAAGCCAATACAAAGGG GTCATGGCCATGTTCAAGGTTTCTTGTCAAAATGAGCTTCCAACAATTCCAGATCACCTCTCAGATGTATGTAAGGACTTCCTGAGGTGTTGCTTACAGTTGGATCCCCTACATCGTGCTAGCGCTTCTCAACTATTGGAGCACCCTTTTGTGAAAAGTTCATCTCCCTTAAGAAAACATATGTTGGCTTCTCGGTCTTCAGGTCATTCTGTGGTCACAAATGGTGTGAAGTCGGAG GACAGTAATTGTAGTAGAAGTCTTCATCTGTTGGATTCAGGGAAAGTTGTTCTTCACTCCTCCATGGCTAGTTTTCGGTCGAG tGATATCTATACTCCAAGGTATGTTTCGGCCCCTGTCTCTCCAGTTGGGAGTCCACTTTTGCATCCATCATCACCTCAACAATTTATACAGCCGAAGTTTCCTCCTATGGTCACAAATGCTATGAAGTCGGAG GACAGTAATTGTGGTAGAAGTCTTCATCTGTTGGATTCAGGGAAAGTTGTTCTCCACTCCTCCATGGCTAATTTTCGGTCGAG TGATATCTATACTCCAAGGTATGTTTCGGCCCCCGTCTCTCCAGTCGGGAGTCCGCTTTTGCATCCATCATCACCTCAACAATTTATACAGCCAAAGTCTCCTCCTGCCAAATCCAGCCCGTCCATGGTAATGATCCAGCCTCCTCTTTATCAAACGACGTGGTTGAAACAAGGCGATACTTCTTCAAAGTCCCCCTCTTATTGGGACCCCAACATTCTCCAAGCAGTGTTTAAATTCTCATGA
- the LOC125187419 gene encoding mitogen-activated protein kinase kinase kinase YODA-like isoform X1, which produces MSAIYDNWEKLVAAVLKKEQLWQLFNSDSASISSDSSGFSFCKLTSSLDDVFAAKSLPRIHVEEPIKTVSTSSKPARKRDLKIQVPEFRLQDVGYSISECHWRVSPRTTSPSISPRSGGLYSMSETKQRSYPLPLPPGATSRSPPVSPTIPPAKSPPAPPCTPKRDESVKSTWKKGKLIGRSTLGNVYLGFNSEKGEMCAIKEARLLPNADVRRDARMMEKDISLLSRMKHPNVVQYFGSEVAGDNFYVYLEYVSGGSIHAILQEYGKLGESAIRNYTQQILAGLAYLHSEHIVHGNIKAASILVDPNGAAKLSNFVIEMNIVGRSNSSSLMDSPYWMAPEVIMNSNVRKPASDIWSLGCTVLEMATSKPPLSQYKGVMAMFKVSCQNELPTIPDHLSDVCKDFLRCCLQLDPLHRASASQLLEHPFVKSSSPLRKHMLASRSSGHSVVTNGVKSEDSNCSRSLHLLDSGKVVLHSSMASFRSSDIYTPRYVSAPVSPVGSPLLHPSSPQQFIQPKFPPMVTNAMKSEDSNCGRSLHLLDSGKVVLHSSMANFRSSDIYTPRYVSAPVSPVGSPLLHPSSPRQFIQPKFPPMVTNAMKLEDTDCVRSHHLLDSRKVVLHSSTVSSRSSDIYTPRYVSAPVSPVGSPLLHPSSPQQFIQPKSPPAKSSPSMVMIQPPLYQTTWLKQGDTSSKSPSYWDPNILQAVFKFS; this is translated from the exons ATGTCGGCGATCTACGACAATTGGGAGAAACTGGTGGCTGCTGTTTTGAAGAAGGAGCAGCTTTGGCAGTTATTCAATTCCGATTCAGCCAGCATCAGCTCCGATTCATCCGGCTTTAGTTTCTGCAAATTGACCTCTTCACTTGACGACGTCTTTGCCGCCAAATCTCTTCCGAG GATTCATGTTGAGGAACCTATCAAAACTGTTAGTACTTCATCAAAACCAGCTAGGAAACGGGATTTAAAGATTCAAGTGCCGGAATTTCGATTGCAAGATGTTGGTTATAGTATCTCAGAATGTCACTGGAGAGTTAGTCCAAGGACTACGAGTCCTAGTATTAGCCCAAGAAGTGGAGGGTTGTATTCTATGTCAGAGACGAAGCAACGAAGTTATCCATTGCCTCTTCCGCCAGGTGCAACGTCCAGATCTCCACCTGTGTCTCCAACAATTCCACCTGCAAAATCGCCTCCGGCACCTCCATGTACTCCTAAAAGAGATGAGAGTGTTAAGAGCACTTGGAAAAAGGGGAAGTTGATCGGTAGAAGCACATTAGGAAACGTATATCTTGGTTTTAATAG TGAAAAAGGTGAAATGTGTGCTATCAAGGAGGCTCGTTTGTTGCCTAATGCAGACGTGAGGCGAGATGCACGGATGATGGAAAAA GATATTTCTCTCTTGAGCCGCATGAAGCACCCAAACGTTGTGCAGTATTTTGGATCTGAAGTG GCGGGTGATAACTTCTATGTATATTTAGAATACGTATCTGGTGGCTCAATCCATGCGATTCTCCAAGAATATGGAAAATTAGGAGAATCGGCAATACGAAACTATACTCAGCAGATTTTAGCAGGGCTCGCATACTTGCACTCCGAACATATTGTACACGG GAATATTAAAGCAGCCTCCATACTTGTGGATCCAAATGGCGCAGCTAAGTTGTCCAACTTCGTCATTGAAATGAAT ATTGTTGGGAGATCCAATTCATCATCTCTTATGGATAGCCCTTACTGGATGGCACCTGag GTTATTATGAACTCAAATGTGCGTAAACCAGCTAGCGATATATGGAGTCTTGGATGCACTGTTCTGGAGATGGCTACATCGAAGCCACCTCTAAGCCAATACAAAGGG GTCATGGCCATGTTCAAGGTTTCTTGTCAAAATGAGCTTCCAACAATTCCAGATCACCTCTCAGATGTATGTAAGGACTTCCTGAGGTGTTGCTTACAGTTGGATCCCCTACATCGTGCTAGCGCTTCTCAACTATTGGAGCACCCTTTTGTGAAAAGTTCATCTCCCTTAAGAAAACATATGTTGGCTTCTCGGTCTTCAGGTCATTCTGTGGTCACAAATGGTGTGAAGTCGGAG GACAGTAATTGTAGTAGAAGTCTTCATCTGTTGGATTCAGGGAAAGTTGTTCTTCACTCCTCCATGGCTAGTTTTCGGTCGAG tGATATCTATACTCCAAGGTATGTTTCGGCCCCTGTCTCTCCAGTTGGGAGTCCACTTTTGCATCCATCATCACCTCAACAATTTATACAGCCGAAGTTTCCTCCTATGGTCACAAATGCTATGAAGTCGGAG GACAGTAATTGTGGTAGAAGTCTTCATCTGTTGGATTCAGGGAAAGTTGTTCTCCACTCCTCCATGGCTAATTTTCGGTCGAG tGATATCTATACTCCAAGGTATGTTTCGGCCCCTGTCTCTCCAGTTGGGAGTCCACTTTTGCATCCATCATCACCTCGACAATTTATACAACCAAAGTTTCCTCCTATGGTCACAAATGCTATGAAGTTGGAG GACACTGATTGTGTTAGAAGCCATCATCTGTTGGATTCAAGGAAAGTTGTTCTCCACTCCTCAACGGTTAGTTCCCGGTCGAG TGATATCTATACTCCAAGGTATGTTTCGGCCCCCGTCTCTCCAGTCGGGAGTCCGCTTTTGCATCCATCATCACCTCAACAATTTATACAGCCAAAGTCTCCTCCTGCCAAATCCAGCCCGTCCATGGTAATGATCCAGCCTCCTCTTTATCAAACGACGTGGTTGAAACAAGGCGATACTTCTTCAAAGTCCCCCTCTTATTGGGACCCCAACATTCTCCAAGCAGTGTTTAAATTCTCATGA
- the LOC125187419 gene encoding mitogen-activated protein kinase kinase kinase YODA-like isoform X3 gives MSAIYDNWEKLVAAVLKKEQLWQLFNSDSASISSDSSGFSFCKLTSSLDDVFAAKSLPRIHVEEPIKTVSTSSKPARKRDLKIQVPEFRLQDVGYSISECHWRVSPRTTSPSISPRSGGLYSMSETKQRSYPLPLPPGATSRSPPVSPTIPPAKSPPAPPCTPKRDESVKSTWKKGKLIGRSTLGNVYLGFNSEKGEMCAIKEARLLPNADVRRDARMMEKDISLLSRMKHPNVVQYFGSEVAGDNFYVYLEYVSGGSIHAILQEYGKLGESAIRNYTQQILAGLAYLHSEHIVHGNIKAASILVDPNGAAKLSNFVIEMNIVGRSNSSSLMDSPYWMAPEVIMNSNVRKPASDIWSLGCTVLEMATSKPPLSQYKGVMAMFKVSCQNELPTIPDHLSDVCKDFLRCCLQLDPLHRASASQLLEHPFVKSSSPLRKHMLASRSSGHSVVTNGVKSEDSNCSRSLHLLDSGKVVLHSSMASFRSSDIYTPRYVSAPVSPVGSPLLHPSSPQQFIQPKFPPMVTNAMKSEDSNCGRSLHLLDSGKVVLHSSMANFRSSDIYTPRYVSAPVSPVGSPLLHPSSPRQFIQPKFPPMVTNAMKLEDTDCVRSHHLLDSRKVVLHSST, from the exons ATGTCGGCGATCTACGACAATTGGGAGAAACTGGTGGCTGCTGTTTTGAAGAAGGAGCAGCTTTGGCAGTTATTCAATTCCGATTCAGCCAGCATCAGCTCCGATTCATCCGGCTTTAGTTTCTGCAAATTGACCTCTTCACTTGACGACGTCTTTGCCGCCAAATCTCTTCCGAG GATTCATGTTGAGGAACCTATCAAAACTGTTAGTACTTCATCAAAACCAGCTAGGAAACGGGATTTAAAGATTCAAGTGCCGGAATTTCGATTGCAAGATGTTGGTTATAGTATCTCAGAATGTCACTGGAGAGTTAGTCCAAGGACTACGAGTCCTAGTATTAGCCCAAGAAGTGGAGGGTTGTATTCTATGTCAGAGACGAAGCAACGAAGTTATCCATTGCCTCTTCCGCCAGGTGCAACGTCCAGATCTCCACCTGTGTCTCCAACAATTCCACCTGCAAAATCGCCTCCGGCACCTCCATGTACTCCTAAAAGAGATGAGAGTGTTAAGAGCACTTGGAAAAAGGGGAAGTTGATCGGTAGAAGCACATTAGGAAACGTATATCTTGGTTTTAATAG TGAAAAAGGTGAAATGTGTGCTATCAAGGAGGCTCGTTTGTTGCCTAATGCAGACGTGAGGCGAGATGCACGGATGATGGAAAAA GATATTTCTCTCTTGAGCCGCATGAAGCACCCAAACGTTGTGCAGTATTTTGGATCTGAAGTG GCGGGTGATAACTTCTATGTATATTTAGAATACGTATCTGGTGGCTCAATCCATGCGATTCTCCAAGAATATGGAAAATTAGGAGAATCGGCAATACGAAACTATACTCAGCAGATTTTAGCAGGGCTCGCATACTTGCACTCCGAACATATTGTACACGG GAATATTAAAGCAGCCTCCATACTTGTGGATCCAAATGGCGCAGCTAAGTTGTCCAACTTCGTCATTGAAATGAAT ATTGTTGGGAGATCCAATTCATCATCTCTTATGGATAGCCCTTACTGGATGGCACCTGag GTTATTATGAACTCAAATGTGCGTAAACCAGCTAGCGATATATGGAGTCTTGGATGCACTGTTCTGGAGATGGCTACATCGAAGCCACCTCTAAGCCAATACAAAGGG GTCATGGCCATGTTCAAGGTTTCTTGTCAAAATGAGCTTCCAACAATTCCAGATCACCTCTCAGATGTATGTAAGGACTTCCTGAGGTGTTGCTTACAGTTGGATCCCCTACATCGTGCTAGCGCTTCTCAACTATTGGAGCACCCTTTTGTGAAAAGTTCATCTCCCTTAAGAAAACATATGTTGGCTTCTCGGTCTTCAGGTCATTCTGTGGTCACAAATGGTGTGAAGTCGGAG GACAGTAATTGTAGTAGAAGTCTTCATCTGTTGGATTCAGGGAAAGTTGTTCTTCACTCCTCCATGGCTAGTTTTCGGTCGAG tGATATCTATACTCCAAGGTATGTTTCGGCCCCTGTCTCTCCAGTTGGGAGTCCACTTTTGCATCCATCATCACCTCAACAATTTATACAGCCGAAGTTTCCTCCTATGGTCACAAATGCTATGAAGTCGGAG GACAGTAATTGTGGTAGAAGTCTTCATCTGTTGGATTCAGGGAAAGTTGTTCTCCACTCCTCCATGGCTAATTTTCGGTCGAG tGATATCTATACTCCAAGGTATGTTTCGGCCCCTGTCTCTCCAGTTGGGAGTCCACTTTTGCATCCATCATCACCTCGACAATTTATACAACCAAAGTTTCCTCCTATGGTCACAAATGCTATGAAGTTGGAG GACACTGATTGTGTTAGAAGCCATCATCTGTTGGATTCAAGGAAAGTTGTTCTCCACTCCTCAACG TGA